In Streptomyces paludis, the genomic stretch CCTCGGCGACCGCGACTTCGCCACACACATCGTCCGTACGCAGATGCTTGGCGCCGGCTATCCGCTGAGCGCCGTCACCGAGGCGCTCTGCGCCCGCTGGAAGCCGGGCGTACGGCTGCTGCCCATGTCCGACGACCGCGTGGAGACGCATGTCGCGATCGAGGTGGACGGCGAGCGCCAGGCCGTGCACTTCCAGGAGTACTGGGTGAAGCTGCGGGCGTCCGTCGACGCCCAGGCGGTCGTGCCGGTCGGCGCCGAGCAGGCCAAGCCGGCGCCGGGCGTGCTGGAGGCCATCGCCGCCGCCGACGTCATCCTCTTCCCGCCGTCCAACCCGGTCGTCAGCATCGGCACGATCCTCGCCGTCCCCGGTATCCGCGAGGCCATCGCCGAGGCGGGCGTGCCGGTCGTCGGCCTCTCCCCCATCGTCGGGGACGCGCCCGTGCGCGGGATGGCCGACAAGGTGCTCGCCGCGATCGGCGTCGAGGCGACGGCCGCGGCCGTCGCGCTGCACTACGGCTCGGGGCTGCTCGACGGCTGGCTGGTCGACACCGTGGACGCCTCCTCCGTACCCGCCATAGAGGCCGCGGGCATCCGCAGCCGCGCCGTTCCGCTGATGATGTCGGACGCGGACACCACCGCCGCGATGGCCCGCGAGGCGCTCGCGCTGGCCGAGGAGGTGCGGGCATGACGGGCGGTACGGGCATGACGGGCGCCCCCTCGTACAAGGTGCGCGCGCTGCCGGGGCTGCCGGAGATCCGCCCCGGCGACGACCTCGCCAAGCTCATCGCCGCCACCTCTCCCGGGCTGGCCGACGGGGATGTCCTGCTCGTCACCTCGAAGATCGTCTCCAAGGCCGAGGGCCGGATCGTCGAGGCGACGGACCGCGAGGCGGCGATCGACGCGGAGACGGTCCGGGTCGTCGCGCGGCGCGGCCCGCTCCGTATCGTCGAGAACCGGCAGGGCCTGATCATGGCCGCCGCCGGGGTCGACGCCTCGAACACCGCGCCCGGCACGGTCCTGCTGCTGCCCGAGGACCCCGACGCCTCCGCCCGCGCGATCCGGGACGGGCTGCGGGACACGCTCGGCGTGGACATCGGCGTGATCGTCACCGACACCTTCGGCCGGCCCTGGCGCAACGGGCTCACCGATGTCGCGATCGGCGCGGCGGGGGTACGGGTCCTGGACGATCTGCGCGGCGGCACGGACGCGCACGGCAATCCGCTCCAGGCAACGGTCATCGCGCTCGCGGACGAGCTGGCGGCGGCGGGCGACCTGGTCAAGGGCAAGAC encodes the following:
- the cofD gene encoding 2-phospho-L-lactate transferase; amino-acid sequence: MRIVVLAGGIGGARFLRGLKQAAPDADVTVIGNTGDDIHLFGLKVCPDLDTVMYTLGGGINEEQGWGRLDETFQVKAELAAYGVGPEWFGLGDRDFATHIVRTQMLGAGYPLSAVTEALCARWKPGVRLLPMSDDRVETHVAIEVDGERQAVHFQEYWVKLRASVDAQAVVPVGAEQAKPAPGVLEAIAAADVILFPPSNPVVSIGTILAVPGIREAIAEAGVPVVGLSPIVGDAPVRGMADKVLAAIGVEATAAAVALHYGSGLLDGWLVDTVDASSVPAIEAAGIRSRAVPLMMSDADTTAAMAREALALAEEVRA